A section of the Phacochoerus africanus isolate WHEZ1 chromosome 4, ROS_Pafr_v1, whole genome shotgun sequence genome encodes:
- the ARL14EP gene encoding ARL14 effector protein, which yields MMDPCSVGVQLRTTNECHKTYYTRHTGFKTLQELSSNDMLLLQLRTGMTLSGNNTICFHHAKIYIDRFEDLQKSCCDPFNIHKKLAKKNLHVIDLDDATFLSAKFGRQLVPGWKLCPKCTQIINGSVDVDSEDRQRRKPDSDGRTAKALRSLQFANPGKQTEFAPETGKREKRRLTKNATAGSDRQVIPAKSKVYDSQGLLIFSGMDLCDCLDEDCLGCFYACPACGSTKCGAECRCDRKWLYEQIEIEGGEIIHNKHAG from the exons ATGATGGATCCATGTTCAGTTGGAGTCCAGCTTCGTACAACAAATGAGTGTCATAAAACCTACTATACACGTCACACAGGTTTCAAGACTTTGCAAGAATTGTCGTCAAATGACATGCTTTTACTTCAGCTTAGAACTGGAATGACACTTTCTGGGAACAATACAATTTGTTTCCATCATGCAAAAATTTACATAGACAGATTTGAGGATTTGCAGAAGTCATGTTGTGACCCATTTAACATACACAAGAAactagccaaaaaaaatttacatgtaatTGACTTAGATGATGCCACTTTTCTGAGTGCAAAATTTGGAAGACAGCTTGTACCTGGTTGGAAACTTTGTCCAAAATGTACACAGATAATCAATGGAAGTGTGGATGTTGATTCTGAAGACCGGCAGAGAAGAAAACCTGATTCAGAT GGAAGAACTGCTAAGGCTTTGAGGTCATTACAATTTGCAAACCCGGGAAAACAAACTGAATTTGCTCCAGAAActggtaaaagagaaaaaagaaggcttACAAAAAATGCAACTGCTGGTTCAGACAG ACAAGTGATCCCAGCGAAGAGTAAGGTCTATGATAGCCAGGGTCTCCTCATTTTCAGTGGAATGGACCTCTGCGACTGCCTCGATGAAGACTGCTTAGGATGTTTCTATGCTTGTCCTGCCTGTGGTTCTACCAAATGTGGAGCCGAATGCCGCTGTGACCGCAAGTGGCTGTATGAGCAGATTGAAATCGAAGGAGGAGAAATAATTCATAACAAACATGCTGGATAA